A single Lactuca sativa cultivar Salinas chromosome 8, Lsat_Salinas_v11, whole genome shotgun sequence DNA region contains:
- the LOC111920124 gene encoding probable glutathione S-transferase has translation MADEVKLYGAGGSPFVCRVKIALKMKEIKYENFEEDMSNKSADLLKYNPVHKKVPVLVHNGSPIAESLVIVEYIDDVWKGVPILPQNPYEKARARFWAKFVDDKCMPAAFKVFGSNGDEQVIVEACEQLQMLENELKVKGTKFFGGDNINLVDIAADFIAYWLGIIEEATEIKFFTKDKFPKLTEWADEFVKCEVVKETLPPRGNMVAFFKKRFGKA, from the exons ATGGCGGATGAAGTGAAGTTGTATGGCGCTGGAGGAAGCCCATTCGTTTGCAGAGTTAAAATCGCTTTGAAGATGAAGGAAATCAAGTACGAAAACTTCGAAGAAGATATGAGCAACAAGAGTGCCGATCTTTTGAAGTACAATCCTGTTCATAAGAAAGTGCCGGTGCTGGTGCATAACGGAAGTCCGATCGCAGAGTCTCTTGTGATCGTGGAGTACATCGATGATGTCTGGAAAGGGGTTCCGATTTTGCCTCAGAATCCTTATGAGAAGGCTCGTGCTCGATTTTGGGCCAAATTCGTTGATGATAAG TGTATGCCTGCAGCATTCAAGGTTTTTGGCAGCAATGGAGATGAGCAGGTTATTGTGGAAGCTTGTGAGCAACTTCAAATGCTAGAAAATGAACTGaaagtcaaaggtacaaagtttTTTGGAGGTGACAACATTAACCTGGTTGATATTGCTGCTGATTTCATAGCCTATTGGCTTGGAATAATCGAAGAAGCAACTGAAATTAAGTTTTTTACGAAAGACAAGTTTCCAAAACTCACAGAATGGGCTGATGAGTTTGTCAAGTGTGAAGTTGTGAAGGAAACCTTACCTCCAAGAGGGAACATGGTTGCATTTTTCAAGAAACGGTTTGGTAAGGCGTAA